Proteins encoded together in one Bradyrhizobium sp. PSBB068 window:
- a CDS encoding GntR family transcriptional regulator, which yields MSEQPDRARSSRYRDIATGLQKDIRLGTYAVGNLLPTETELMASYQASRQTVREALRILIDQGLIVRRAGLGSVVIASEPPVLFTHSVKSLGEWLRYSNETYRDVVGSSDIVADRKLAAQLKCEPGKSWFLIEAVRRSDQFAAPLGWTEIYVLRRFADVVTRSDHGRTPVHEQIAKMYGQVTERAQMEIFVRGMPAPIAKALDVKTGSPALTVVRRYYGLREELFEVTITTHPEGRYTYTMDMQRSLRPKL from the coding sequence ATGTCTGAACAACCGGACAGGGCGAGATCGTCCCGCTATCGCGACATCGCCACCGGGCTGCAGAAGGATATCCGCCTCGGCACCTACGCGGTCGGCAATCTGCTGCCGACCGAGACCGAACTGATGGCGAGCTACCAGGCGAGCCGCCAGACCGTGCGCGAGGCGCTGCGCATCCTGATCGATCAAGGCCTGATCGTGCGCCGCGCCGGCCTCGGTTCGGTGGTGATCGCCTCCGAGCCGCCGGTGCTGTTCACCCACAGCGTCAAGTCGCTCGGCGAATGGCTGCGCTATTCCAACGAAACCTACCGCGACGTGGTTGGCAGCAGCGACATCGTCGCCGATCGGAAGCTGGCCGCGCAGTTGAAATGCGAGCCCGGCAAGAGCTGGTTCCTGATCGAGGCGGTGCGCCGCTCCGACCAGTTCGCCGCCCCGCTCGGCTGGACCGAGATTTACGTGCTGCGCCGATTCGCCGATGTCGTGACCCGCAGCGACCACGGCCGCACCCCGGTGCACGAGCAGATCGCGAAGATGTACGGCCAGGTCACCGAGCGTGCGCAGATGGAAATCTTCGTGCGGGGGATGCCGGCGCCGATCGCCAAGGCGCTCGACGTCAAGACCGGATCGCCGGCGCTCACCGTGGTCCGCCGCTACTACGGCCTGCGCGAGGAACTGTTCGAGGTCACCATCACCACGCACCCGGAAGGGCGCTACACCTACACGATGGATATGCAGCGCTCGCTGCGGCCGAAGCTCTAG
- a CDS encoding Gfo/Idh/MocA family oxidoreductase, translating to MINCAIAGLGRWGRALVEAAQGEPRLRITSAVEPDVGGAAGFCATHGLSLTPSLDDVLAEPGIDAVLLATPHSLHKRQVIAAAGAGKQVFCEKPLALRRDDAAEMFAACRNAGVLLAVGHNRRFWPSMQALRAITASGELGTILHVEGHNSNENSQAIMQGWRLSPEESPGGGLTGAGLHVLDGFVSLLGPARQVYARLNEREAGPPPLDAATLAIEFVNGVSATLATVRATPFYWRVHVFGMKGSAEVLDEGTMVLRKSGEAPATTRYPAVNTLTAELTAFADAVERKQPFPVPQADVLATLAAFEAALQSMQSGHPVACHLAYQ from the coding sequence ATGATCAATTGTGCGATCGCGGGCCTCGGCCGCTGGGGCCGCGCGCTGGTCGAGGCTGCGCAAGGCGAGCCACGACTGAGGATCACCAGCGCGGTGGAACCCGATGTCGGCGGCGCCGCGGGCTTTTGCGCGACGCATGGCCTCTCCCTCACCCCCAGCCTGGACGATGTCCTCGCCGAGCCCGGCATCGATGCCGTGCTGCTGGCAACACCGCATTCGCTGCACAAGCGCCAGGTCATCGCGGCCGCCGGAGCCGGCAAGCAGGTGTTTTGCGAGAAGCCGCTGGCGCTGCGGCGCGACGATGCGGCCGAGATGTTCGCTGCCTGCCGCAATGCCGGTGTGTTGCTCGCGGTCGGGCATAACCGAAGGTTCTGGCCGTCGATGCAGGCGCTCCGCGCGATCACGGCCAGTGGCGAGCTCGGCACGATCCTGCATGTCGAGGGGCACAACAGCAACGAGAACTCGCAGGCCATCATGCAGGGCTGGCGGTTGTCGCCCGAGGAGTCGCCTGGCGGCGGGCTGACCGGCGCGGGCCTGCATGTGCTCGACGGCTTCGTCAGCCTCCTTGGTCCTGCCCGACAGGTTTATGCCCGCTTGAATGAACGCGAGGCCGGACCGCCGCCGCTCGACGCTGCAACTTTAGCGATTGAATTTGTGAATGGCGTGAGTGCAACCCTTGCTACGGTCCGCGCAACACCGTTCTATTGGCGCGTGCATGTGTTCGGGATGAAGGGATCCGCAGAAGTGCTCGACGAGGGGACGATGGTGCTACGGAAATCCGGCGAGGCGCCTGCAACGACACGCTATCCGGCAGTCAACACGCTGACCGCGGAACTTACCGCCTTTGCCGACGCGGTCGAACGCAAGCAGCCGTTCCCGGTGCCCCAAGCTGACGTGCTGGCGACGCTCGCGGCATTCGAGGCCGCGCTGCAATCGATGCAGTCGGGACATCCAGTCGCCTGCCATTTGGCATACCAGTGA
- a CDS encoding NAD(P)-dependent oxidoreductase produces the protein MARETPVGMIGLGLMGSALSARLIDAGIGVIGFDVDAAKQDGLRASGAEFAAFAADVAARCRVIVIAVYDAAQVEGLLPDLANTRPPPLVICTTTCAPGEITVIAEFAARSRLPFIEAPISGTSAEVGAGTATALVAGDADIIAAAAATLDVLCPRRINVGAIGNASRTKLAINLILQNNRAALAEGLALAEALGLDGATFLATARQSAAYSKVMDSKGPKMLARDFSPQSHLAQTLKDAELILREAGRCGLRLPLTSVQAELLRAAIALRGPDSDSAAVIEAIRAGRSQDKEHS, from the coding sequence ATGGCTCGCGAGACACCTGTCGGCATGATCGGCCTGGGCCTGATGGGATCAGCGCTCTCGGCACGCCTGATCGATGCCGGCATCGGCGTGATCGGCTTCGACGTCGATGCTGCGAAGCAGGATGGACTGCGGGCCAGCGGTGCCGAGTTCGCGGCCTTCGCTGCCGACGTCGCGGCGCGCTGCCGCGTCATCGTCATCGCAGTGTATGACGCGGCCCAGGTCGAGGGCCTGCTGCCGGACCTTGCGAACACCAGGCCGCCGCCGCTCGTCATCTGCACCACCACGTGTGCGCCGGGCGAAATCACTGTCATCGCCGAATTCGCGGCGCGCTCACGCCTGCCCTTCATCGAAGCGCCGATCTCGGGCACCAGCGCTGAGGTCGGCGCCGGCACCGCCACCGCGCTGGTCGCCGGCGACGCCGACATCATCGCCGCCGCAGCAGCGACGCTCGACGTCCTCTGCCCGCGGCGGATCAATGTCGGCGCGATCGGTAATGCGAGCCGCACCAAGCTCGCCATCAACCTGATCCTGCAGAACAACCGCGCCGCTTTGGCCGAAGGCCTCGCCCTTGCCGAAGCGCTCGGCCTCGACGGGGCGACGTTCCTTGCGACCGCGCGGCAATCGGCGGCATATTCCAAGGTGATGGACAGCAAGGGACCAAAGATGCTGGCGCGGGACTTCTCGCCGCAATCGCATCTCGCGCAGACCTTGAAGGACGCCGAGCTGATTCTGCGCGAGGCAGGTCGATGCGGCCTGCGCTTGCCGCTGACGTCAGTGCAGGCCGAGTTGCTGCGCGCGGCGATCGCGCTTCGGGGCCCGGACAGCGACAGCGCCGCAGTGATCGAGGCGATCCGGGCCGGACGCAGTCAGGACAAGGAACATTCATGA
- a CDS encoding carboxymuconolactone decarboxylase family protein, translating into MTMVDISDLHARGLRRRQKMFGEVDVAKRMAAAGDFGTPLQNIINAYVYGDVWERSGLSDQIRSLVMLGITAASSKPAEFRVHAKGALANGCTAAQVQDVLLLVAMYCGIPAAIETSKIAAEVFGEAPPKA; encoded by the coding sequence ATGACGATGGTGGACATCAGCGATCTCCATGCGCGCGGGCTGCGCCGGCGCCAGAAGATGTTCGGCGAGGTCGATGTCGCCAAGCGGATGGCGGCCGCCGGCGATTTTGGCACGCCGCTGCAAAACATCATCAATGCCTACGTCTATGGCGACGTCTGGGAGCGCAGTGGGCTGTCTGACCAGATCCGCAGCCTCGTGATGCTCGGCATCACCGCGGCGAGCAGCAAGCCCGCCGAGTTCCGCGTTCATGCCAAGGGCGCGTTGGCCAATGGCTGCACCGCCGCGCAGGTGCAGGACGTGCTGCTGCTGGTTGCGATGTATTGCGGCATTCCGGCTGCGATCGAGACCAGCAAGATCGCGGCCGAGGTGTTCGGCGAGGCGCCTCCGAAGGCGTAG
- a CDS encoding aminopeptidase, whose product MTAHQRNLSASIDPVKLDRLAEVAIKVGLQLQPGQDLLLTAPAAAMPLVRRVVEHAYKAGAGLVTPFFSDEELTLARYRYGNDASFDRAAGWLYEGMAKAFGANTARLAIVGDNPMLLSGEDPTKVARASKANSIAYQPALQKIVNFDTNWNIIAYPSTSWAKQVFPDDAEDVAVAKLADAIFSASRVDQDGAVANWERHNARLRERTEWLNGQRFHALKYSGPGMDLTIGLADGHEWEGGASTAKNGIVCNANIPTEEVFTTPHCRRVSGHVVSSKPLSYQGTLIDNISVRFEEGRIVEAKASRGEEVLNKVLDTDEGARRLGEVALVPHSSPISKSGLLFFNTLFDENAASHIALGQCYSKCFVNGDRLTPQQIAEQGGNKSLIHIDWMIGSAHTDIDGIHADGRSVPVFRKGEWA is encoded by the coding sequence ATGACCGCACATCAACGCAACCTTTCCGCCTCGATCGATCCGGTGAAGCTCGATCGGCTCGCCGAAGTCGCGATCAAGGTCGGCCTGCAGCTGCAACCGGGGCAGGATCTGCTGCTGACGGCGCCCGCCGCGGCGATGCCGCTGGTGCGGCGGGTCGTCGAGCATGCCTACAAGGCCGGCGCGGGTCTCGTGACCCCGTTCTTCTCGGACGAGGAGCTCACGCTGGCGCGCTACCGCTACGGCAACGATGCGAGTTTCGATCGCGCCGCCGGCTGGCTCTACGAGGGCATGGCGAAGGCGTTCGGCGCCAACACCGCGAGGCTTGCGATCGTCGGCGACAATCCGATGCTGCTGTCGGGCGAGGATCCGACCAAGGTGGCCCGCGCCAGCAAGGCCAATTCGATCGCCTACCAGCCGGCGCTGCAGAAGATCGTCAATTTCGACACCAACTGGAACATCATCGCCTATCCCAGCACGTCCTGGGCGAAGCAGGTATTCCCTGATGATGCCGAGGACGTTGCGGTGGCAAAGCTCGCGGATGCGATCTTCTCCGCCTCCCGGGTCGATCAGGACGGCGCCGTCGCCAATTGGGAAAGGCACAACGCGAGACTGCGCGAGCGCACCGAATGGCTGAACGGCCAGCGCTTCCACGCGTTGAAATATTCCGGCCCCGGCATGGACCTGACCATCGGCCTCGCCGACGGTCATGAATGGGAAGGCGGCGCCTCGACCGCGAAGAACGGCATCGTCTGCAATGCCAACATCCCGACCGAGGAGGTGTTCACCACGCCGCACTGCCGCCGCGTCAGCGGCCATGTCGTCAGCTCCAAGCCGCTGTCCTATCAGGGCACGCTGATCGATAATATCTCGGTCAGGTTCGAAGAGGGCCGCATCGTCGAGGCCAAGGCCTCGCGCGGCGAGGAAGTGCTGAACAAGGTGCTCGACACCGACGAGGGCGCGCGCCGTCTCGGCGAGGTCGCGCTGGTGCCGCATTCATCGCCGATCTCGAAGAGCGGCCTGCTGTTCTTCAACACGCTGTTCGACGAGAACGCCGCCTCGCACATCGCGCTCGGCCAGTGCTACTCGAAATGCTTCGTCAACGGCGACAGACTGACACCGCAACAGATCGCCGAGCAGGGCGGCAACAAGAGCCTCATTCATATTGACTGGATGATCGGCTCCGCCCATACCGACATCGACGGCATCCATGCCGACGGCCGCAGCGTGCCGGTGTTCCGCAAGGGCGAGTGGGCGTAA
- a CDS encoding GNAT family N-acetyltransferase, with protein MDDGITIRPLREADAEAVVELYAKAAVVEPRLGPVALPQWDQFLKLPQNRGGRDFRVAERNGRLVGLAESSLRDQGAHQSRFLKIVVAPEMRRRRIGLALFDDIIAIETDPDLIVQTLVSSDWPAGMAFVSAFGFVHLESEIGMKCVEPLQPARTLAAARATIEQVSDVTACAAEVARIHNAAYASDAAFRLYSPEEMAQVLTETEVWIASEDGQMSGYCLTEPERNSMWIESVAVDPARQGRGLGQLLVYRVLSAHDVSVEHPCWLNVSSRNAPALKIYRRLGFRPQHETCRFSATRGDLLAARERRFR; from the coding sequence ATGGATGACGGCATCACCATCCGGCCGCTTCGAGAGGCTGATGCGGAAGCGGTGGTCGAACTCTACGCAAAGGCAGCTGTGGTGGAACCGCGGCTGGGCCCTGTTGCGCTGCCGCAGTGGGACCAGTTCCTGAAACTGCCGCAGAACCGTGGCGGGCGCGACTTCCGTGTTGCCGAGCGAAATGGCCGACTGGTCGGTCTCGCCGAATCCTCGTTGCGCGATCAGGGCGCGCATCAGTCCCGGTTCCTCAAGATCGTCGTGGCGCCCGAGATGCGGCGGCGCCGGATTGGTCTGGCCCTGTTCGACGACATCATCGCAATCGAGACCGATCCCGACCTGATCGTGCAAACATTGGTGAGCAGTGACTGGCCGGCCGGAATGGCCTTCGTCTCCGCTTTCGGGTTTGTTCATCTCGAGTCCGAGATCGGGATGAAATGCGTCGAGCCATTGCAGCCGGCGCGCACCCTCGCGGCGGCCCGCGCCACCATCGAACAGGTCAGCGACGTGACCGCCTGCGCGGCCGAGGTCGCGCGCATCCACAACGCCGCCTATGCCTCGGACGCCGCCTTCCGCCTGTACTCGCCGGAGGAGATGGCGCAGGTCCTGACCGAGACCGAGGTCTGGATCGCGTCGGAAGACGGACAGATGTCGGGCTACTGCCTGACCGAGCCGGAGCGGAACTCGATGTGGATCGAGTCGGTCGCCGTCGACCCGGCGCGGCAGGGACGCGGGCTCGGCCAACTCCTGGTCTACCGCGTACTCAGCGCGCATGACGTCTCGGTCGAGCATCCCTGCTGGCTCAACGTCTCGAGCCGCAATGCCCCCGCGCTGAAGATCTATCGCCGGCTCGGCTTCCGACCGCAGCACGAGACATGCCGCTTCAGCGCCACGCGGGGCGACCTGCTCGCCGCGCGGGAGCGGAGGTTCCGCTAG
- a CDS encoding amidohydrolase, whose product MASTLPASASGLYANPREDWLAQYTEAIIDPDRPIVDPHHHLWDRGGLRYLIEEMRDDIASGHNIVATVYVDCRSMYRADGPEAFRPVGEVEFANGVAAMAASGGYGRAAICAGIVSHVNLLIGDQARAVLEAEIAAGNGRFRGIRHSSAWDEDPNVAHMYANRPKGILLDSTFRRGFACLAPLGLSFDAWLFHPQIGELTDLARAFPDTRIVLDHCGGPVGTGRFAGKREETFPVWRASIQEIARCQNVVVKLGGLAMCLLGYDFHLRPRPPSSEELAAAWRPYVETCIEAFGPNRCMFESNFPPDKGQCSYQVIFNTFKRLASQYSEVEKTALFLNTAKDVYRLDIG is encoded by the coding sequence ATGGCCAGCACCCTGCCCGCCTCTGCCAGCGGGCTCTATGCCAATCCGCGCGAAGACTGGCTCGCCCAGTACACCGAGGCGATCATCGATCCCGACAGGCCGATCGTCGACCCGCACCACCATCTCTGGGATCGCGGAGGCTTGCGCTATCTGATCGAGGAGATGCGCGACGACATCGCCTCGGGCCACAACATCGTCGCCACCGTCTATGTCGACTGCCGGTCGATGTATCGCGCCGACGGGCCGGAGGCATTCCGCCCGGTCGGCGAGGTCGAGTTCGCCAACGGCGTCGCGGCGATGGCGGCGAGCGGCGGCTACGGCAGGGCGGCGATCTGCGCCGGCATCGTCAGCCATGTTAACCTCCTGATCGGCGACCAGGCCAGGGCGGTGCTGGAGGCGGAGATTGCCGCCGGCAACGGCCGGTTCCGCGGCATCCGCCACTCCTCGGCCTGGGACGAGGATCCGAATGTCGCGCACATGTATGCGAACCGGCCGAAGGGCATTCTGCTGGATTCCACCTTTCGTAGGGGGTTCGCGTGCCTGGCGCCGCTCGGCCTCAGCTTCGACGCCTGGTTGTTCCACCCGCAGATCGGCGAGCTCACCGACCTTGCCCGCGCCTTTCCCGACACCCGGATCGTGCTCGACCATTGCGGCGGGCCGGTCGGCACCGGCCGCTTCGCCGGCAAGCGCGAGGAGACCTTTCCGGTCTGGAGGGCCTCGATCCAGGAGATCGCCCGGTGCCAGAACGTCGTGGTCAAGCTCGGCGGGCTGGCGATGTGCCTGCTGGGCTACGACTTCCACCTTCGCCCCCGGCCGCCCTCGTCCGAGGAACTCGCCGCCGCCTGGCGGCCTTATGTGGAGACCTGCATCGAGGCGTTCGGGCCGAACCGTTGCATGTTCGAGAGCAACTTCCCACCTGACAAGGGACAGTGCAGCTATCAGGTGATCTTCAACACCTTTAAACGGCTTGCATCACAATATAGCGAAGTCGAGAAGACGGCGTTGTTCTTGAATACGGCAAAGGATGTCTATCGGCTCGACATCGGGTAA
- a CDS encoding alpha/beta hydrolase — MRHVDAGVLNIAYYEAGPADGPAVMLLHGFPYDIHSFVDVAPILVGQGCRVIVPYLRGYGPTLFRDKATPRSGEQAAVGADLMALMDALGIERAVFAGYDWGGRAASIGAALWPQRCSGLVCTNGYMIQDIAHAMQPAPPEREVPLWYQYYFQLERGRAGLAANRRGIARILWSQWSPTWTFDEACFERTAVAFDNPDYVDVVIHSYRHRYGVVEGDPQYAAVQRRLDALPVITVPAISLDGADDGVTYVSDGSRTAAKYTSRLAYRVIPGAGHNVPQEAPEAFAAAVIEVMRA; from the coding sequence TTGCGCCATGTCGACGCAGGCGTGCTCAACATCGCCTATTACGAGGCTGGTCCGGCCGACGGCCCCGCCGTGATGCTGCTGCACGGCTTTCCCTACGATATCCATTCCTTTGTCGACGTCGCGCCGATCCTGGTCGGGCAGGGCTGCCGGGTCATCGTGCCGTATCTGCGCGGCTACGGACCGACACTGTTCCGCGACAAGGCAACGCCGCGCTCGGGCGAGCAGGCCGCGGTCGGCGCCGACCTGATGGCGCTGATGGATGCGCTCGGCATCGAGCGTGCGGTATTCGCCGGCTATGACTGGGGCGGCCGTGCCGCATCGATCGGCGCCGCGCTGTGGCCGCAACGCTGTAGCGGACTGGTCTGCACCAACGGCTACATGATCCAGGACATCGCGCACGCAATGCAGCCGGCGCCGCCGGAGCGCGAAGTGCCGCTCTGGTATCAGTATTATTTCCAGCTCGAGCGCGGCCGGGCGGGGCTTGCCGCGAACCGGCGCGGCATCGCAAGGATCCTGTGGTCGCAATGGTCCCCGACCTGGACGTTCGACGAGGCCTGCTTCGAGCGGACGGCAGTGGCGTTCGACAACCCTGATTATGTCGACGTCGTGATCCATAGCTATCGGCATCGCTACGGCGTTGTCGAAGGCGACCCGCAATATGCCGCTGTGCAGCGGCGGCTCGACGCCTTGCCTGTGATCACGGTCCCAGCCATCTCGCTCGACGGCGCCGATGATGGCGTGACGTACGTGAGCGACGGCAGCCGCACCGCGGCAAAATACACAAGCCGCCTGGCCTATCGCGTGATTCCGGGCGCCGGCCACAATGTCCCGCAAGAGGCGCCGGAGGCATTTGCCGCGGCGGTAATCGAGGTGATGAGGGCCTAA
- a CDS encoding permease, with translation MSSTAHLTWFARHEFRLAWREWLAMMTGGRRRRNHAVIGLLVFAAILHLPAYAVVARYVDLRFPLDPSSLIVLTATIFLSWALMLSQAIESVTRVFYARADLDLIMSSPAKLTNIFSIRIAAIALTVSSMALLLSTPFIDVLVYLGGARWLAGFGVVLAIGLSAAAAAIAVTALLFRVIGPSRTRLVAQIVSAVIGAGFVIALQVVAVLSYGTLSRFAFLTSDTAARIAPAPDSPLWWPARAALGDREIMLLLLAASLVLLGAVMAAFAPRFADTVARVAANPAAVAQGRARTFRPGSRQQALRRKEFLLLRRDPWLLSQSLMQMLYLLPPALMLWRSFSGTSTAIVLITPVVVMAAGQLAGGLAWLTISGEDAPDLVATAPLPPSRVTRAKVEVVLIAIAVVFAPLVAALAFASPGQAVVTAIAIIIATASAAAVQLWFRAQAKRSQFRRRQTSSRIATFAEAFSSIGWAATAALALTIPVVALASGILTLLTLAIAWKISPRQA, from the coding sequence GTGAGCTCGACCGCCCATCTCACCTGGTTCGCCCGCCACGAATTCCGCCTGGCCTGGCGCGAATGGCTGGCGATGATGACCGGCGGCCGGCGGCGGCGCAATCACGCCGTGATCGGCCTGTTGGTCTTCGCGGCGATCCTGCATCTGCCGGCCTATGCCGTGGTCGCCCGCTATGTCGACTTGCGGTTTCCGCTCGATCCGTCCTCGCTGATCGTGCTGACCGCGACGATCTTCCTGTCCTGGGCGCTGATGCTTTCGCAGGCGATCGAGTCGGTGACGCGGGTATTCTATGCCCGTGCCGATCTCGATCTGATCATGTCGTCGCCGGCCAAGCTCACCAACATCTTCTCGATCCGGATTGCCGCGATCGCGCTGACGGTGAGCAGCATGGCGCTCTTGCTGTCGACGCCGTTCATCGACGTGCTGGTCTATCTCGGCGGCGCGCGCTGGCTCGCCGGTTTCGGCGTCGTCCTTGCGATCGGGCTATCGGCGGCTGCCGCGGCGATCGCCGTCACCGCGTTGCTGTTTCGCGTGATCGGGCCGAGCCGGACGCGGCTGGTGGCGCAGATCGTCTCCGCCGTGATCGGCGCCGGGTTCGTCATCGCCCTGCAGGTCGTCGCCGTGCTGTCCTACGGCACGCTGTCGCGCTTTGCTTTCCTGACCTCGGATACCGCGGCACGTATCGCCCCTGCCCCCGATAGCCCGCTCTGGTGGCCGGCGCGCGCAGCGCTCGGCGATCGCGAAATCATGCTGCTGCTGCTCGCAGCAAGCCTCGTGCTGCTCGGCGCCGTGATGGCGGCGTTCGCGCCGCGGTTTGCCGACACGGTCGCCCGCGTTGCCGCCAATCCGGCTGCGGTCGCACAGGGCCGTGCCCGCACGTTCCGGCCCGGCTCGCGGCAGCAGGCGCTGCGCCGAAAGGAGTTCCTGCTGCTGCGCCGCGACCCGTGGCTACTGTCGCAGAGCCTGATGCAGATGCTCTATCTGCTGCCGCCGGCGCTGATGCTGTGGCGAAGCTTCTCCGGCACGTCGACCGCGATCGTGCTGATCACGCCGGTCGTGGTGATGGCCGCGGGCCAACTCGCCGGCGGGCTCGCGTGGCTGACCATCTCGGGCGAGGACGCGCCCGATCTGGTGGCGACCGCGCCGCTGCCGCCGTCACGCGTGACCCGCGCCAAGGTCGAGGTCGTCCTGATCGCCATCGCCGTCGTGTTCGCGCCGCTGGTGGCCGCACTGGCCTTCGCCTCGCCAGGGCAGGCCGTGGTCACGGCGATCGCGATCATCATCGCGACCGCATCCGCCGCCGCGGTCCAGCTCTGGTTCCGCGCGCAGGCCAAGCGCAGCCAGTTCCGCCGGCGCCAGACCTCCTCCCGCATCGCGACCTTCGCCGAAGCCTTCTCCTCGATCGGCTGGGCCGCGACCGCGGCGCTGGCCCTGACGATCCCGGTGGTCGCGCTCGCCAGCGGCATTCTGACGCTGTTGACGCTCGCCATCGCCTGGAAGATCAGCCCGCGACAGGCGTGA
- a CDS encoding ABC transporter ATP-binding protein, whose translation MTSQLSALAVRGLTKRFDRPAVDALDLTIRVGEFYALLGPNGAGKTTTLRMVAGLLRPDAGSVSILGIDALADPVAAKQIMAWVSDEPMIYDKLTPLEYLEFVAGLWGIDPRTSEKSARNLLISLGLEPHLNERCEGFSKGMRQKVALAGALVHDPRLIILDEPLTGLDALSARHVKGLLQERVRAGCTVIMTTHILEVAERMADRIGVIAAGRLIAEGTLAELREQNGRNDTTLEDMFIALVDTEAAAA comes from the coding sequence ATGACGTCGCAACTGTCCGCACTGGCCGTGCGAGGGTTAACCAAGCGTTTTGATCGCCCGGCGGTCGACGCGCTCGATCTCACCATCCGTGTCGGCGAGTTCTATGCGCTGCTCGGGCCGAACGGCGCCGGCAAGACCACAACGCTGCGCATGGTGGCCGGGCTATTGCGGCCCGATGCCGGCTCAGTGTCGATTTTGGGCATCGATGCGTTGGCCGATCCGGTCGCCGCCAAGCAGATCATGGCCTGGGTGTCCGACGAGCCGATGATCTACGACAAGCTGACGCCGCTGGAATACCTCGAATTCGTCGCCGGCCTGTGGGGCATCGATCCCCGCACCTCGGAGAAGTCGGCACGCAATCTCCTGATCTCGCTCGGGCTCGAGCCGCATCTGAACGAGCGCTGCGAAGGCTTCTCCAAGGGCATGCGCCAGAAGGTGGCGCTCGCCGGCGCGCTGGTGCACGACCCCCGCCTAATCATTCTCGATGAACCGCTGACCGGCCTCGACGCGCTGTCGGCGCGTCACGTCAAGGGGCTGCTGCAGGAGCGCGTCCGGGCCGGCTGCACCGTGATCATGACGACCCATATTCTCGAAGTCGCCGAACGCATGGCCGACCGGATCGGCGTGATCGCGGCCGGCAGGCTGATCGCCGAGGGCACGCTTGCCGAGTTGCGCGAGCAGAACGGCCGCAACGACACCACGCTCGAAGACATGTTCATCGCGCTGGTCGATACCGAAGCGGCGGCCGCGTGA
- a CDS encoding branched-chain amino acid ABC transporter permease produces MLDFVQQLVSGIALGCVYGLIALGFVLVYKATEVVNFAQGDLMMLGGFFAFTFIGMLGLNYWVGFAGAVICMALFGMLAERLVVRPILGYPQFSIIMATIGLGYFLRSVAGMIWGTDDFKIETPFSQGVLRIGSLVLAYDKLSVIAATIILCALLYLFFNRTTLGTAMRASSENMLAAYYMGIPVKRVVSIVWAISAAVATCAGVLLAPITFIHSNVGLVLGLKAFPAAVLGGFGSIPGAVVGGVLIGVIESMAGFYLPQGWKDVAPYIVLLAVLLLKPEGLFGLHVRKKV; encoded by the coding sequence ATGCTGGACTTCGTTCAGCAGCTCGTCAGCGGCATCGCGCTCGGCTGCGTTTACGGCCTGATCGCGCTCGGCTTCGTGCTGGTCTACAAAGCGACCGAAGTCGTCAATTTCGCGCAAGGCGATTTGATGATGCTGGGCGGCTTTTTCGCCTTCACTTTCATCGGCATGCTCGGGCTGAATTACTGGGTCGGCTTCGCCGGCGCGGTGATTTGCATGGCGCTGTTCGGCATGCTGGCCGAGCGGCTCGTGGTGCGGCCGATCCTCGGCTATCCGCAATTCTCCATCATCATGGCGACGATCGGGCTCGGCTATTTCCTGCGCTCGGTCGCCGGCATGATCTGGGGCACCGACGACTTCAAGATCGAGACGCCGTTCAGCCAGGGCGTGTTGCGGATCGGCAGCCTGGTGCTCGCCTACGACAAATTGTCGGTGATCGCGGCGACCATCATCCTGTGCGCGCTGCTCTATCTGTTCTTCAATCGCACCACGCTCGGCACCGCGATGCGCGCCAGCTCCGAGAACATGCTGGCTGCCTATTACATGGGCATCCCGGTCAAGCGCGTGGTCTCGATCGTCTGGGCGATCTCGGCGGCGGTGGCAACCTGCGCCGGCGTGCTGCTGGCGCCGATCACCTTCATCCATTCCAATGTCGGCCTGGTGCTGGGACTGAAGGCGTTTCCGGCCGCGGTGCTCGGCGGCTTCGGCTCGATCCCGGGCGCGGTGGTCGGCGGCGTCCTGATCGGCGTGATCGAGAGCATGGCCGGCTTCTATTTGCCGCAAGGATGGAAGGACGTCGCGCCCTATATCGTGCTGCTCGCGGTGCTGCTGCTCAAGCCCGAAGGCCTGTTCGGCCTTCACGTCCGAAAAAAGGTTTGA